Below is a genomic region from Fibrobacter sp..
CAAGGGCCATGTAAGGATCGGTGCCCCAGCAGTTGTATTCGTTGGCGCCATCCAGGTCAGTGTAGCTGATGGTAGCGTTATCCACGAATTCCATATCCATGCCGTCGGAAATCCACTTATAGCTGATATGGTCCGCCCAGAAGTTCTTAATGTGGTGATCCTTGTCGCCACTAGTTTCCAAACCATCGCCGGCCTCGATTAGGTGCGGGTTTACATCGTATATAGCGAGATTACGGTAAATGTTGTTGTGGCCGCCTTCGTTCCAGCGATTATTGAGAGATGCGCCACGGAGGTTTGCACCACGGCCCATACCGACCAGGCTCTTGTTGCCCTTGATGGTAATCCAGTCACTCCAGGACTGGAGATTGGCGCTTTCAGAAACAGGAACGGAACCATCATTCAAAGAAGCGCAGGAATTGGCTTCAAAAGCAATTCTGTAGAAAACATTTTCCTTACCAGTGACAGCGTTCTTTTCGCCGCACTTCTTGGTACACCAGGTGCGGCCCTGCCCGGTGGCTTCGGTAACCGCATTACGGAACTGACGGAAATCGTAAGTTCCTTCGGGAACCAGGATAGTCACGGCCTCATTAGACTGCAGATGCTTACGGATAGAAGCAGAATCAGTGGCAATGACAATATTACCCTTGTCGCCGCCGGTAGTCACAGAGCCAAAGCCTTCAGCCTTGACATTGAATGTGAAAAGCAAAATCGCAGTTTCGTCAGCCTCGTCTGCAGTCCAAATCCACTTAGCCTGGGTATTGGGGGCAAAGCCAACCAAATCGCCGCCGCTAGGCATCTTGGTATTTGCGTAAGACAGGGTAGTTGCACCACCCCACTGGCTTAAATCGCGGCCCTTGTTCTTCCAAGAGGTGCTGCCAACGCTAGGTTTTGATTTCCAATCACTGCCACTGTAATAAGAACGATCCAGTTCGTCAATTTGCACCATGACGCCAGGGGCACCCATTCCGTTGACTCCAACAACGGAAATAGCGTTTTCGCCAGGCAAGAATGTCATTGGAACGAATCGTACGCGGCCGGCTTGATTGTCTTCGGCCAAAAGCGCACCATTATGGTACAGTCTATAACCGCCATCGGCTACGATCCAAATCCCTGGACCGTAGCCGGCGTTATAGGTAGCCCCGATGAGCTGGGAACCTATCTTATCTCCTCCCCCTACATTCACACTCGTTGGAAGTG
It encodes:
- a CDS encoding pectate lyase; protein product: MGYGVMGKTSLGKFIAGVTMAFAVGLSNASLSPSEVVSLPTSVNVGGGDKIGSQLIGATYNAGYGPGIWIVADGGYRLYHNGALLAEDNQAGRVRFVPMTFLPGENAISVVGVNGMGAPGVMVQIDELDRSYYSGSDWKSKPSVGSTSWKNKGRDLSQWGGATTLSYANTKMPSGGDLVGFAPNTQAKWIWTADEADETAILLFTFNVKAEGFGSVTTGGDKGNIVIATDSASIRKHLQSNEAVTILVPEGTYDFRQFRNAVTEATGQGRTWCTKKCGEKNAVTGKENVFYRIAFEANSCASLNDGSVPVSESANLQSWSDWITIKGNKSLVGMGRGANLRGASLNNRWNEGGHNNIYRNLAIYDVNPHLIEAGDGLETSGDKDHHIKNFWADHISYKWISDGMDMEFVDNATISYTDLDGANEYNCWGTDPYMAL